A portion of the Halobacillus ihumii genome contains these proteins:
- the glcD gene encoding glycolate oxidase subunit GlcD: MLTDEIKKELEGIVGEKNVETSNASKLSYSFDATPQFQSLPDAIISPHNTEEVSEIVKICNKHQIPIIPRGSGTNLSAGATPLEGGIVLIFKYMNKILEIDEKNLTITTQPGVNTLELITTVEEKKLFYPPDPSSMKISQIGGNINENSGGLRGLKYGVTRDYVMGLEMVLPNGDIIRTGGKLAKDVAGYDLTRLFVGSEGTLGIVTEATLKLLPLPESKKTILALYEDIHAAAQSVSKIISNRIIPTTLEFLDQPTLKVVEDFSKIGLPTHVKAVLLIEQDGDFHSVEKDMDKIADICKQNGAIQVDVAKSEQEAEALRTARRAALSALARLKPTTILEDATVPRSEIANMVDAINQIAQKYKVDICTFGHAGDGNLHPTCLTDIRNEEEIERVEKAFDDIFKKAIELGGTITGEHGVGAMKSKYLHLKLGEAGVDAMWNLKKVFDPNNIMNPSKIFAKQTPKRVVVSR; this comes from the coding sequence ATGCTTACAGATGAGATAAAAAAAGAACTGGAGGGAATTGTCGGAGAAAAAAATGTAGAAACATCAAACGCCAGTAAGTTATCTTATTCCTTTGATGCTACTCCACAATTCCAATCCCTTCCTGATGCCATCATCTCTCCACATAATACGGAGGAAGTATCAGAAATCGTGAAGATTTGTAATAAACACCAAATTCCTATCATCCCTAGAGGTTCAGGAACAAATCTAAGTGCTGGTGCCACCCCTCTTGAGGGAGGGATTGTTTTGATATTTAAATACATGAACAAGATTTTGGAGATTGATGAAAAGAACCTAACTATAACTACACAGCCGGGCGTAAATACTCTTGAATTAATCACGACTGTGGAAGAAAAGAAATTGTTCTATCCTCCCGACCCAAGTTCAATGAAGATTTCTCAAATTGGTGGAAATATAAACGAGAACTCTGGCGGGCTAAGAGGTCTGAAATATGGTGTCACCAGGGATTATGTAATGGGGCTGGAAATGGTGTTACCAAATGGGGATATTATCCGAACTGGAGGAAAATTAGCAAAAGATGTAGCTGGTTATGATTTAACTAGACTATTTGTTGGCTCAGAGGGAACGCTAGGCATTGTTACAGAAGCTACTCTAAAATTACTGCCGCTTCCAGAATCAAAAAAGACGATTCTGGCTCTTTATGAAGACATTCATGCTGCAGCGCAGTCTGTTTCAAAGATCATATCTAATCGTATAATCCCGACAACCCTTGAGTTTTTAGATCAGCCGACTCTAAAGGTGGTTGAGGATTTTTCCAAAATAGGCCTCCCTACCCATGTAAAGGCGGTTTTATTAATCGAACAAGATGGAGACTTTCACTCCGTTGAGAAAGACATGGATAAAATAGCAGACATTTGCAAACAAAACGGTGCCATTCAAGTCGATGTAGCCAAATCCGAGCAGGAAGCTGAAGCATTACGAACAGCGAGGAGGGCAGCTTTATCAGCACTTGCACGCCTGAAACCAACTACGATCCTGGAGGATGCAACAGTTCCCAGATCCGAAATAGCCAATATGGTAGATGCTATTAATCAGATTGCTCAAAAATATAAAGTAGATATATGTACGTTTGGCCACGCAGGAGACGGAAATCTTCACCCTACCTGTTTAACAGACATCCGTAATGAAGAAGAAATTGAACGAGTTGAAAAAGCCTTTGATGATATTTTTAAAAAAGCAATAGAATTAGGCGGCACGATCACTGGAGAACATGGTGTTGGTGCAATGAAGTCAAAGTATTTACACCTGAAGCTAGGAGAAGCAGGAGTGGATGCCATGTGGAACCTTAAAAAAGTATTTGATCCAAACAACATTATGAACCCTAGTAAGATTTTTGCTAAGCAAACTCCTAAAAGAGTGGTGGTGAGCAGATGA
- a CDS encoding (Fe-S)-binding protein, with product MKAKEKSRIQQQFQEKMDYDELLNCMRCGFCLPSCPTYIESNYDEVHSPRGRIALMKGVVDGVIEPDEDVKRSLDMCLGCRACEPVCPSGVNYGHLLEQARDIIYQNQPLPPQVKALRRIAFKELFPHQSRMVGVTSLLGFYQRSGIQKFTRKSGIMKVLPDSLQTMEKVLPKVPKKKEMKNRPRHYKPLKTKKKKVAFFSGCLMDTLFLPTNNATAKLLQYAGCEIVVPQDQGCCGALHGHSGEKDQAKRLAKQNIEAFEKAEVEYIITNAGGCGAFLVDYKHLLKDEEEWRERAERLSLKIKDITSVLIELEFHKQPLKLEQRLITYQDSCHLKNGQRTFMEPRQLLESVEGITYVEMKDAGRCCGSAGIYNLVETEMSMQILDYKMEKTKETQATTVVTANPGCLLQMKLGIEREGLSERVQAVHIVDLLLEAYEHARRDQTG from the coding sequence ATGAAAGCGAAAGAGAAAAGTAGGATTCAACAACAATTTCAGGAAAAAATGGACTACGATGAATTATTAAATTGCATGCGTTGCGGTTTTTGTTTACCCAGCTGTCCAACCTACATTGAGTCGAATTATGATGAGGTTCATTCCCCTAGGGGACGGATCGCTCTAATGAAAGGGGTCGTGGATGGTGTAATTGAGCCAGATGAAGACGTGAAACGATCACTTGATATGTGTCTTGGATGCAGGGCGTGCGAGCCAGTGTGTCCTTCTGGAGTAAATTATGGTCATTTACTTGAGCAAGCTCGTGACATTATTTATCAAAACCAGCCACTTCCACCCCAGGTTAAGGCATTGCGCAGAATAGCTTTCAAAGAATTATTCCCTCATCAAAGCCGCATGGTTGGTGTTACCAGTCTACTTGGATTTTATCAACGATCGGGGATCCAGAAGTTCACTAGAAAGTCAGGCATTATGAAAGTGCTCCCTGATTCCCTTCAAACGATGGAGAAGGTGTTACCTAAGGTCCCTAAGAAAAAAGAGATGAAAAATCGACCTAGACACTATAAACCCTTAAAAACGAAAAAAAAGAAAGTAGCCTTCTTCTCTGGTTGTCTAATGGATACACTTTTTCTGCCAACGAATAATGCTACAGCAAAACTACTGCAGTATGCCGGTTGCGAAATCGTAGTTCCACAAGACCAAGGCTGTTGCGGTGCTCTACACGGACATAGTGGTGAGAAAGATCAAGCGAAGAGATTGGCCAAACAGAATATTGAAGCTTTTGAGAAAGCAGAGGTCGAATACATCATTACGAATGCCGGCGGGTGTGGAGCTTTTTTAGTAGACTATAAACATTTGCTCAAAGATGAAGAAGAATGGCGAGAACGCGCAGAAAGACTATCGTTAAAAATTAAAGATATTACCAGCGTGTTAATAGAATTAGAGTTTCATAAACAACCCCTTAAATTGGAACAACGACTTATTACGTATCAGGATTCTTGTCATTTGAAGAACGGACAAAGAACATTTATGGAACCGAGACAGCTGCTTGAATCCGTTGAAGGCATTACCTATGTGGAAATGAAAGACGCGGGGCGTTGCTGTGGCTCTGCTGGTATTTATAATCTTGTAGAAACAGAAATGTCCATGCAGATTTTAGATTATAAGATGGAAAAAACAAAAGAAACCCAAGCTACAACCGTGGTAACCGCTAACCCAGGCTGTCTGCTGCAGATGAAGCTTGGTATTGAAAGAGAAGGACTTTCAGAACGAGTGCAAGCCGTTCATATTGTCGACTTATTATTGGAAGCATATGAACACGCAAGAAGAGATCAAACAGGATAA
- a CDS encoding CdaR family transcriptional regulator: protein MQLLPELANKIIGEVRLVIKEDLIVVDENGIIIASTQDERVGDFHEIAKLVVRTREKYYIKVERARKIEGVKAGINLPIFFEKKVVGVIGITGSPESVEGYADLIRKMTELMVRETYYAEQREWEMRGLEAYLYEWVFSKEVDVAFIHRGQLLGVSIGKPYLCVLLQVESIQDIQIVHSYVMRWFRGLFPGEGDDVFIRWGEGRFLLLKSYKNEQTKHFVKNELCKWQRYFQTNYSAKVSFGISKSVAKSNLNQAYHEAKKALNVAQNQDGVVAYDDLVLDIILEEVNIETREEFIDRVLAEIYNKQELVDTLKVYLSYNQSIKDAAIHMNIHINTLHYRLKQIKEITGIDPKNAEGITLFYVALCFLGIDEHRSDFIESNHYS, encoded by the coding sequence ATGCAATTACTACCTGAGCTTGCTAATAAAATTATTGGTGAAGTGAGATTGGTAATTAAAGAAGACCTGATCGTTGTCGATGAAAATGGGATTATTATCGCATCGACTCAAGATGAACGAGTAGGAGATTTTCATGAAATTGCAAAACTAGTGGTTAGAACTAGGGAAAAATATTATATAAAAGTAGAAAGAGCGAGGAAAATAGAAGGTGTCAAAGCTGGAATTAATCTTCCTATTTTTTTTGAGAAAAAGGTAGTTGGAGTAATAGGGATAACAGGGAGTCCGGAGTCTGTGGAAGGATACGCTGATTTAATTCGGAAAATGACGGAGTTAATGGTTAGAGAAACTTACTATGCAGAGCAAAGGGAATGGGAAATGAGAGGGCTTGAGGCTTATCTATATGAATGGGTATTTTCAAAGGAAGTAGATGTAGCTTTTATTCACAGAGGGCAACTATTAGGGGTATCAATCGGGAAGCCTTATCTTTGTGTTCTTTTACAAGTAGAATCGATTCAAGATATACAAATAGTCCACTCCTACGTAATGCGTTGGTTTAGGGGTCTGTTTCCTGGAGAAGGAGATGATGTATTTATACGCTGGGGAGAGGGGAGGTTTCTTTTACTAAAAAGCTATAAAAACGAACAGACCAAGCATTTTGTGAAAAATGAACTTTGTAAGTGGCAAAGGTATTTTCAAACAAACTATAGCGCAAAGGTTTCCTTTGGTATTAGCAAATCGGTGGCGAAGTCCAATTTGAATCAAGCATATCACGAAGCTAAAAAGGCGCTTAATGTAGCGCAAAATCAAGATGGAGTTGTTGCTTATGACGATCTGGTTTTGGATATTATTTTAGAGGAAGTTAATATAGAGACACGGGAAGAATTTATCGATAGAGTGTTAGCGGAGATATATAATAAACAAGAATTAGTAGATACACTAAAAGTTTACTTGTCGTATAATCAATCTATTAAAGATGCAGCTATTCATATGAATATTCATATAAACACACTTCATTATCGCCTTAAGCAAATTAAAGAAATTACAGGGATCGATCCGAAAAACGCGGAGGGTATTACACTTTTCTACGTTGCCTTGTGTTTTCTAGGTATTGATGAACATCGATCTGATTTTATTGAAAGTAACCACTACTCCTAG
- a CDS encoding amidohydrolase, protein MSKADLLQWMEQNEEMFTEMAQDIWDNPQLAFEEEYASQLQMKTLEQAGFRVQNPVGDIDTAFVAEYGSGKPIIGVLGEFDALPGLSQQAAVTQEEVVPGGPGHGCGHNLLGTAGVEAVTALKEKMTQEDLSGTIRYYGCPAEEVLSGKTYMANAGVFDDLNCALTWHPGNSNTVMNMRMQAMVSIKFHFKGITAHAAAAPHAGRSALDGVELMNVGTNYLREHVKDGTRIHYVIENGGLAPNIVPEASSVWYYIRAESKNQVEDILKRVKKVAEGAALMTETEVEHEITAFPYDTLPNDHLNEIMYRNMGESDVADFTKEEQTFAEKLVQTINTQNDRGTFGNEVDRLLPVDLYYDKQLAGKSIQGSTDVGDVSWIAPMGMISTTCAPVGVQLHSWQATASFGSSIGYKGMHLAAKTMSLTAYDLLLNRDHVLEKAKEEFNERTKGETYTAGIASK, encoded by the coding sequence TTGAGTAAAGCAGATTTATTACAATGGATGGAACAAAACGAAGAAATGTTTACAGAAATGGCGCAAGATATTTGGGACAATCCTCAACTTGCCTTCGAAGAAGAATATGCTTCCCAGTTGCAAATGAAGACATTAGAACAGGCGGGCTTTCGTGTCCAAAATCCAGTTGGCGATATCGATACAGCCTTTGTCGCTGAATACGGAAGCGGCAAACCAATTATCGGTGTATTAGGTGAGTTTGATGCCTTGCCTGGTCTTTCACAACAAGCGGCTGTTACACAAGAAGAAGTTGTCCCAGGCGGCCCTGGTCATGGATGCGGCCATAATTTACTGGGTACGGCCGGCGTCGAAGCAGTGACCGCCTTAAAAGAAAAAATGACTCAGGAAGACTTAAGTGGTACTATTCGCTATTACGGGTGCCCAGCAGAGGAAGTTCTTTCAGGAAAAACCTATATGGCCAATGCTGGAGTTTTTGACGATTTGAATTGTGCGTTAACGTGGCATCCTGGCAACTCAAATACGGTCATGAATATGAGGATGCAAGCGATGGTGTCTATTAAATTTCACTTCAAAGGAATTACAGCCCACGCTGCAGCTGCACCGCATGCAGGTAGAAGCGCCCTTGATGGAGTGGAGCTCATGAACGTCGGAACGAATTATTTACGAGAACACGTCAAGGACGGGACACGTATTCACTATGTAATCGAGAATGGAGGTCTTGCTCCAAATATTGTACCTGAAGCATCCAGTGTTTGGTACTATATTAGGGCTGAATCAAAGAATCAAGTAGAGGACATTCTCAAGAGAGTTAAAAAGGTTGCAGAAGGGGCAGCGCTGATGACCGAAACAGAAGTTGAACATGAAATCACAGCGTTTCCTTACGATACCCTTCCCAATGATCATTTGAATGAGATCATGTACAGGAACATGGGAGAAAGCGATGTCGCCGATTTTACAAAAGAAGAACAAACATTTGCTGAAAAGTTAGTACAAACCATTAATACTCAAAACGACAGAGGTACATTTGGCAATGAAGTAGACCGCTTATTACCTGTCGATCTCTACTATGACAAACAGTTAGCCGGCAAGTCTATTCAAGGCTCAACAGATGTAGGTGACGTAAGTTGGATTGCTCCGATGGGGATGATCAGTACTACTTGCGCACCTGTTGGGGTACAGCTTCATTCCTGGCAGGCCACCGCTTCATTCGGCTCATCCATTGGCTATAAAGGAATGCACCTAGCAGCAAAAACCATGTCCCTGACAGCTTATGACCTGCTATTGAATCGGGACCACGTCCTTGAAAAGGCGAAGGAAGAATTTAATGAACGAACAAAAGGTGAAACATATACAGCTGGCATTGCAAGCAAATAA
- a CDS encoding small-conductance mechanosensitive channel, which yields MMGINPERVEEEELSTSTQEIAMEQFHGKAHFWGRLTLWSAIILTLSLPVILSFVLGYHPGWSAILAGFIAYASIVAAVWFLEPIMYFPVLGVSGTYISFLTGNIGNMCLPSAAAAQHAIGAEPGTRKGEITATLGIGAASIVNKLFLIPIILGGSVLISTIPENIQRIFPLVLPAIFGGVLAQFAMKKPIYGVIALGVGLIVNMTSLVVYLKMLLCIMITIIICVWLEKRNVAKK from the coding sequence ATGATGGGCATCAATCCAGAAAGAGTTGAAGAAGAAGAACTTTCTACAAGTACTCAAGAAATTGCAATGGAACAGTTTCATGGAAAAGCCCACTTCTGGGGACGATTAACACTTTGGTCTGCTATTATTCTAACACTCTCATTACCGGTGATTCTATCATTTGTTCTTGGCTATCACCCAGGCTGGAGCGCTATTCTCGCCGGTTTTATTGCGTACGCTAGTATTGTGGCAGCTGTATGGTTTTTAGAGCCTATTATGTATTTCCCTGTATTAGGTGTGTCTGGAACGTATATCAGTTTTCTTACAGGAAATATCGGGAACATGTGTCTTCCTTCTGCTGCAGCGGCTCAGCATGCCATCGGTGCTGAGCCGGGGACGAGAAAAGGAGAAATCACGGCTACTCTCGGAATAGGAGCAGCCTCAATAGTGAATAAACTGTTCCTAATCCCAATTATACTAGGCGGATCTGTTCTCATATCTACCATTCCAGAAAACATACAGCGAATTTTCCCACTGGTGCTGCCGGCAATCTTTGGAGGAGTGTTAGCTCAGTTTGCTATGAAGAAGCCAATTTACGGCGTGATTGCCTTAGGCGTTGGACTGATCGTAAACATGACTTCACTAGTTGTCTATTTAAAAATGTTACTATGTATAATGATAACGATTATAATTTGCGTGTGGTTAGAAAAAAGAAACGTTGCTAAAAAATAA
- a CDS encoding DUF5058 family protein → MEDVMRLANSSVVWIVATLVLTVVIFQAIKFIMLAAGAGKEIGMSRGEVHSALKTGAIAAIGPSFAIIIVAISLIPLLGDPLTLMRIGIIGSAPIESVGATLGAEAYGTELGSSGFNYQAFTTVAWTLCLGGVGWLVFTALATKSMSRVEKKVTNKSDKSKKTMTIVTTAAMVAAFGNLASAEMIKGFAYVLVVITSSLTMVLFTSLANKHQLNWLREWSLGFSIIAGLFVGYFAM, encoded by the coding sequence ATGGAAGATGTCATGAGATTGGCAAATAGTAGTGTCGTTTGGATTGTCGCCACACTTGTCCTAACTGTTGTTATTTTTCAAGCCATAAAGTTTATCATGCTGGCCGCTGGAGCAGGTAAAGAGATAGGCATGAGCAGGGGGGAGGTACATAGTGCGCTGAAAACAGGTGCGATCGCAGCGATAGGTCCTTCGTTTGCAATTATCATCGTCGCCATTTCTTTAATTCCGCTACTTGGTGATCCCCTCACCCTAATGAGAATTGGAATTATCGGTTCAGCGCCGATTGAATCCGTTGGAGCGACTCTTGGCGCAGAAGCCTATGGTACGGAGTTAGGCAGTTCCGGTTTTAACTATCAAGCGTTCACGACTGTGGCCTGGACCTTATGTCTTGGGGGAGTAGGCTGGTTGGTCTTTACTGCTCTAGCCACCAAGTCGATGAGCAGGGTCGAGAAAAAAGTAACCAATAAAAGTGACAAGAGTAAAAAAACGATGACCATCGTCACGACAGCAGCGATGGTTGCTGCCTTCGGTAATTTGGCTAGTGCTGAAATGATCAAAGGCTTTGCCTATGTTTTAGTTGTTATTACATCAAGTTTAACCATGGTTCTGTTTACATCTCTTGCCAATAAGCATCAACTTAATTGGCTGCGAGAGTGGTCACTTGGATTTTCAATTATTGCCGGTTTATTCGTCGGCTACTTTGCAATGTAA
- a CDS encoding helix-turn-helix domain-containing protein gives MFIYNLSIMNGDLYIKGEGQFMNSLEYGVQFLKRTLVHSNFCIWGCDYYKNETYLIFDGVHQQGGPPKFTDFPSDDCGYKIINQQNSVTLRFTYERGNQIAVFIFQESLPLTDEEVEHVFHLMRVFDLEQTIQLKTQEMTTMVDSIRSVTSSLHLDRVLENIIRNALKVIPAADAGYLMLYDPDKKRLISKAPVGFNDLIYHFSVEVGEAITGKVFQDGKGRIFNSRQELYAEMHTNHISDKNLSFINRSSKYTEGAICVPISIEEERIGVMIIHQWKIKRKLTEHDLNLLQGFAGQAAIAIQNAQFHTETNDSLQEITALSKKLTKKNAQLEKRQEVHEILMNISIRNRGIKVLVHELQEMMNRTVVFFNGLENTFYCPDPCEHSHFSMFELKAIFSNKRQASHVKVFGELEEMFYLYPIYNGGVFLGCLIIQINGSLSKSDQITLEQGSSVLALELVKRQTISTIYNRKMYEKFQELLTNEDPSHLRKLGKEFDLNPSSYWVISILEIPKHAVDIQYLDIIIYQLISKVNTEFPSLEKLIYGFYNKIFLLISLPVPADLKHITYKLNVIKEDWERSGNPIFRGGISNAYMGLESIKKCYEEAEKTLDYLDQRASTGIIQYEDIGLNRLFLKQSTEEIEQFINETLSPLTTATEKNKELEETLLTYIELNRSASKTADHLHIHINTLYQRINKIEDLLKIDLRDNGDLLEIQLACHLKKSQLAL, from the coding sequence ATGTTTATCTATAATTTATCGATCATGAATGGAGATCTATACATAAAAGGAGAGGGACAATTCATGAATTCACTTGAATACGGGGTCCAATTTTTAAAAAGGACGTTAGTTCATAGTAATTTTTGCATTTGGGGTTGTGACTATTACAAAAATGAAACTTATTTGATTTTTGATGGTGTCCATCAACAAGGCGGCCCTCCTAAGTTTACTGATTTCCCCTCAGATGATTGTGGGTATAAAATCATCAACCAACAAAACTCTGTAACTTTGAGATTTACTTATGAACGAGGAAATCAAATAGCTGTCTTCATATTTCAAGAGTCACTTCCTTTAACGGATGAAGAAGTAGAACACGTATTTCACCTCATGCGTGTATTCGATCTGGAGCAAACTATTCAACTAAAAACACAAGAAATGACTACAATGGTAGATAGTATTCGTTCTGTTACCTCCTCCCTTCACCTTGACAGAGTTTTAGAAAATATTATTCGAAATGCGTTAAAAGTTATCCCGGCAGCGGATGCAGGGTATCTCATGCTCTATGATCCGGATAAAAAAAGACTTATTTCAAAAGCGCCTGTAGGTTTCAATGACTTAATTTATCATTTTAGTGTAGAAGTAGGAGAAGCCATTACAGGGAAGGTCTTTCAAGATGGAAAAGGAAGGATCTTCAATTCACGACAAGAACTATATGCGGAAATGCATACAAACCATATCTCAGATAAAAACCTTAGCTTTATCAATCGATCTTCAAAGTATACCGAAGGAGCAATTTGTGTTCCGATCTCAATCGAAGAAGAGAGAATTGGCGTTATGATCATTCATCAGTGGAAGATTAAGCGAAAATTGACTGAACATGATTTGAATTTATTACAAGGATTCGCTGGACAAGCGGCTATTGCGATTCAAAATGCTCAGTTTCATACGGAAACCAATGACAGCCTGCAGGAAATTACTGCGTTAAGTAAGAAACTAACGAAAAAAAATGCCCAGCTTGAAAAAAGGCAGGAAGTTCATGAGATATTAATGAACATTTCGATCAGAAACCGAGGAATAAAAGTGCTAGTTCACGAACTCCAAGAAATGATGAACCGAACAGTGGTCTTTTTTAACGGGCTGGAAAACACGTTTTATTGCCCTGACCCTTGTGAACATTCACATTTTAGTATGTTCGAACTCAAAGCCATATTTTCAAACAAGCGTCAGGCTTCCCACGTAAAGGTTTTTGGAGAATTGGAAGAAATGTTTTATTTATATCCCATTTATAACGGAGGTGTTTTTCTTGGATGCTTAATTATTCAAATTAACGGCTCTCTATCTAAATCTGACCAGATCACGCTCGAACAAGGCAGTTCTGTCTTAGCGTTAGAGTTAGTCAAACGACAGACGATTTCAACCATTTATAATAGAAAGATGTATGAGAAGTTCCAGGAATTGTTAACCAATGAGGATCCTTCCCATTTGAGAAAACTGGGAAAAGAGTTTGATCTCAACCCTTCTTCTTATTGGGTGATTAGCATTTTAGAAATTCCAAAACATGCGGTCGATATACAATATTTAGACATCATTATTTATCAACTCATCTCCAAAGTAAACACAGAATTCCCTTCCTTAGAAAAACTTATTTATGGATTTTATAATAAAATCTTTCTATTGATCTCCCTTCCAGTGCCAGCTGATTTGAAACACATTACGTACAAGTTGAATGTAATCAAGGAGGATTGGGAAAGAAGTGGAAACCCGATATTTCGTGGTGGAATAAGCAATGCTTACATGGGGCTTGAGAGCATAAAGAAATGTTATGAAGAGGCTGAAAAAACATTAGATTACTTAGATCAACGTGCCAGTACTGGGATTATTCAGTATGAAGACATTGGGTTAAATCGGTTATTTTTAAAGCAATCAACAGAAGAAATCGAACAGTTTATTAATGAAACTCTCTCTCCCTTAACAACGGCCACTGAAAAAAATAAAGAATTAGAAGAAACACTGCTCACCTACATCGAACTGAATCGCTCTGCCAGTAAAACAGCTGATCACTTACATATTCACATCAATACACTTTACCAACGAATTAACAAAATTGAAGACCTATTAAAGATTGATTTACGCGATAATGGAGACCTGTTAGAGATACAATTAGCTTGCCATCTTAAAAAATCGCAATTGGCTTTATAG
- a CDS encoding AbgT family transporter has translation MSKQKENAKFSKLLNGIERVGNKLPDPFILFVYLAVGVIIVSWIISLFNVTFTLPGKEEEVAIKNLLSSEGFQYMLTSMLDNFVGFKPLGIVLAMMLGIGLADKVGLIETFIKNTILKAPRSLITYAVIFTGILGNLAADAAFVIVPPLAAMVFYNVGRHPLAGLAAGFAGVGSGFTANVIVTNTDAVLSGISSEVMATLETAATVTPVDNYYFMLVSVVVLSVAGALITEKVVEPRLGVYEGNVQKEFEDTTPTERKGLRNAAIASILYIGLFILLLFIPDSPLRNEEGGLIPSPFLDGIVPILMLFFITVAVAYGVTVGKIESTRSIAKFMGEAMKDMSGFIVLIFAAAQFIAYFEWTNIGSWLAVSGAQFLESIGVTGLGVVVGFVLLTALLSIFIFSGSALWALEAPIFLKMFSFLGYHPAFIQAAYRIADSSTNIITPMNPYIIIVLAFMKEYDKKAGLGTLIALMLPYSLTFLIVWILLLLAFVFLGIPFGPGVDVYL, from the coding sequence ATGAGTAAGCAAAAGGAGAATGCTAAGTTTTCCAAGCTCCTAAATGGAATTGAACGTGTCGGCAATAAATTACCAGATCCTTTTATCTTATTTGTCTACTTGGCAGTCGGTGTCATTATCGTATCCTGGATTATTTCTTTATTTAATGTGACGTTTACACTGCCAGGAAAGGAAGAAGAAGTAGCGATCAAGAACTTACTTTCCAGTGAAGGTTTTCAATATATGCTGACGTCCATGCTGGATAACTTTGTCGGGTTCAAACCACTCGGCATCGTATTAGCGATGATGCTCGGAATTGGATTGGCTGATAAAGTCGGCTTAATAGAAACGTTTATTAAAAATACGATTTTAAAAGCACCAAGATCTCTAATCACTTATGCAGTGATTTTCACAGGAATCTTAGGGAACCTCGCAGCAGATGCCGCGTTTGTGATTGTCCCGCCGCTTGCCGCGATGGTGTTCTACAATGTAGGGCGTCATCCATTGGCAGGTTTGGCAGCTGGCTTCGCGGGTGTAGGTTCTGGTTTTACGGCGAATGTGATCGTCACCAACACAGATGCGGTTCTTTCAGGAATTTCTTCTGAAGTCATGGCAACTCTTGAAACAGCTGCTACGGTCACTCCCGTCGATAACTACTATTTTATGTTAGTATCAGTCGTGGTTTTATCTGTTGCAGGTGCCTTGATTACGGAAAAGGTGGTCGAACCCCGTCTCGGTGTATATGAAGGAAATGTACAGAAAGAGTTTGAAGATACCACACCAACAGAAAGAAAAGGATTACGCAATGCAGCGATAGCCAGCATTTTATACATTGGCTTATTCATTTTGCTGTTATTTATCCCTGATTCACCGCTTAGAAACGAAGAGGGCGGTCTTATTCCGTCACCATTTCTAGATGGAATTGTACCGATTCTTATGCTTTTCTTTATTACAGTCGCCGTCGCTTATGGCGTGACCGTTGGAAAGATTGAATCCACTCGCTCGATTGCAAAATTCATGGGAGAAGCGATGAAAGATATGTCTGGTTTCATCGTTCTCATCTTTGCAGCTGCACAGTTCATCGCTTATTTTGAATGGACGAATATTGGTTCATGGCTGGCTGTAAGTGGAGCTCAATTTTTAGAATCTATAGGAGTGACAGGTCTCGGCGTAGTTGTGGGATTTGTATTATTAACTGCTTTACTAAGTATCTTTATTTTCAGCGGTTCTGCGCTTTGGGCCCTGGAAGCCCCTATTTTTCTCAAAATGTTTTCTTTCCTTGGCTATCACCCAGCATTCATTCAGGCTGCGTATCGAATTGCGGATTCTTCTACCAATATCATTACACCGATGAATCCGTATATTATTATTGTGCTGGCTTTTATGAAGGAATACGATAAGAAAGCTGGATTAGGAACATTGATTGCCTTAATGCTTCCTTACAGTTTAACGTTCCTTATCGTTTGGATACTATTATTATTGGCTTTTGTATTTTTGGGGATTCCGTTTGGACCGGGAGTCGACGTGTATTTGTAG